A part of Streptomyces sp. NBC_00557 genomic DNA contains:
- a CDS encoding fumarate reductase/succinate dehydrogenase flavoprotein subunit codes for MTTPASTSLEIPAVTDAEELSCDVLVVGGGTAGTMAALTAAERGARVLLLEKAHVRHSGALAMGMDGVNNAVVPGRAEPDDYVAEITRANDGIVDQSTVRQTATRGFAMVQRLESYGIKFEKDEHGEYAVRQVHRSGSYVLPMPEGKDVKKVLYRQLRRREMRERIRIENRVMPVRVLTAGGRAVGVAGFHTRTGAFVTVRAGAVILATGACGRLGLPASGYLYGTYENPTNAGDGYAMAYHAGAELTGIECFQINPLIKDYNGPACAYVANPFGGYQVNRHGERFVDSDYWSGQMMAEFAAEVASDRGPVYLKLSHLPEESISALESILHSTERPTRGTFHAGRGHDYRTHDVEMHISEIGLCGGHSASGVRVDDHARTTVPRLYAAGDLACVPHNYMIGAFVFGDLAGADAAQYTAYEGELPADQVAEAHELIYRPLRNPDGPPQPQVEYKLRRFVNDYVAPPKSGARLSLALEAFERMRADIAAMGARTPHELMRCAEVTFIRDCAEMAARASLARTESRWGLYHDRLDHPGRDDVSWFHHLDLHKSPSGAMEFTARPVAPYLVPVEEFTPVGGPSRRLGEVRAEDVATAGPREAAPVAGGPVSVRAAAAAGRAGTPGTASPRLLELLELAEAEPELALLEPYLGDADPAVRRTAVSVLTETVPPGTAQALAGALLDPDAEVRATAAAVLRELVETLPPEPALGAALTGALAAADPVVRAAALDVLRALRLGGAGVFAAALDDPDVTVRTEAVRALVSVDAVGLLARAADDPAREVRVAVAKALAAVGTESLASADRDLPVAALGRLTVDGDPLVRGAAFAALAGTGCPVPLAERAVAALSDPAWQVRAGAATALSVASAETAVPALAKALADSNADVRKAAVLALTRHRAAEEARAALATATADSDADVRAYAARGV; via the coding sequence GTGACCACCCCCGCGTCCACTTCCCTGGAGATTCCCGCCGTCACCGACGCCGAGGAGCTGAGCTGTGACGTCCTCGTCGTCGGCGGCGGCACCGCCGGCACCATGGCCGCGCTGACCGCCGCCGAGCGCGGCGCGAGGGTCCTGCTGCTGGAGAAGGCCCACGTCCGCCACTCCGGTGCGCTCGCCATGGGCATGGACGGCGTCAACAACGCGGTCGTTCCCGGCCGCGCCGAACCCGACGACTACGTCGCCGAGATCACCCGCGCCAACGACGGCATCGTCGACCAGTCCACGGTCCGGCAGACCGCGACCCGCGGGTTCGCGATGGTCCAGCGGCTGGAGTCGTACGGGATCAAGTTCGAGAAGGACGAGCACGGAGAGTACGCGGTGCGCCAGGTGCATCGCTCCGGCTCGTACGTACTGCCGATGCCAGAGGGCAAGGATGTCAAAAAGGTCCTGTACCGGCAGCTGCGGCGGCGCGAGATGCGGGAACGGATCCGGATCGAGAACCGGGTGATGCCGGTGCGGGTCCTGACCGCCGGCGGGCGGGCCGTGGGCGTCGCCGGCTTCCACACGCGCACCGGCGCCTTCGTCACCGTCCGCGCGGGCGCCGTGATCCTCGCGACCGGCGCCTGCGGCCGGCTCGGCCTGCCCGCCTCCGGCTACCTCTACGGCACCTACGAGAACCCCACCAACGCCGGTGACGGGTACGCGATGGCCTACCACGCAGGCGCCGAGCTGACCGGCATCGAGTGCTTCCAGATCAACCCGCTGATCAAGGACTACAACGGCCCGGCCTGCGCCTACGTCGCCAACCCTTTCGGCGGCTACCAGGTCAACCGGCACGGTGAGCGTTTCGTGGACTCCGACTACTGGTCGGGGCAGATGATGGCCGAGTTCGCCGCCGAGGTCGCCAGCGACCGCGGCCCGGTCTACCTCAAGCTCAGCCACCTTCCCGAGGAGTCGATCTCCGCGCTGGAGTCGATCCTGCATTCCACCGAGCGGCCCACTCGCGGCACGTTCCACGCCGGCCGCGGGCACGACTACCGTACCCACGACGTCGAGATGCACATCTCCGAGATCGGCCTGTGCGGCGGCCACTCGGCCTCCGGTGTCCGTGTCGACGACCACGCCCGTACGACCGTGCCCCGTCTGTACGCCGCCGGCGACCTCGCCTGCGTCCCGCACAACTACATGATCGGCGCTTTCGTCTTCGGCGACCTCGCGGGCGCGGACGCCGCTCAGTACACCGCGTACGAGGGGGAGCTTCCCGCCGACCAGGTGGCCGAGGCGCACGAGCTGATCTACCGCCCGCTGCGCAACCCGGACGGCCCGCCGCAGCCCCAGGTCGAGTACAAGTTGCGCCGCTTCGTGAACGACTACGTGGCACCGCCGAAGTCCGGCGCCCGGCTCTCGCTCGCCCTGGAGGCCTTCGAGCGGATGCGCGCCGACATCGCGGCCATGGGCGCCCGCACCCCGCACGAGCTGATGCGCTGCGCCGAGGTGACGTTCATCCGGGACTGCGCCGAGATGGCCGCCCGTGCCTCTCTCGCCCGCACCGAGTCCCGCTGGGGCCTCTACCACGACCGTCTCGACCATCCCGGCCGGGACGACGTGTCCTGGTTCCACCATCTCGATCTGCACAAGTCCCCCTCTGGTGCGATGGAGTTCACGGCTCGTCCCGTGGCTCCGTATCTGGTTCCGGTCGAGGAGTTCACGCCGGTCGGCGGTCCTTCCCGGCGGCTGGGCGAGGTCCGTGCCGAGGACGTGGCCACGGCCGGGCCGCGTGAGGCGGCACCGGTCGCCGGCGGACCGGTGTCCGTGCGCGCCGCCGCTGCGGCCGGCCGGGCCGGTACGCCGGGCACCGCCTCGCCCCGGCTCCTGGAACTGCTGGAGCTGGCCGAGGCGGAGCCCGAACTCGCCTTGCTGGAGCCGTACTTGGGCGACGCCGATCCTGCCGTCCGCCGTACGGCGGTCTCGGTCCTCACCGAGACCGTGCCGCCGGGCACCGCGCAGGCCCTGGCGGGTGCCCTCCTCGACCCCGATGCCGAGGTCCGTGCGACCGCCGCGGCCGTGCTGCGGGAGCTGGTCGAGACCCTGCCGCCGGAGCCCGCGCTGGGCGCCGCCCTGACCGGTGCCCTCGCCGCGGCCGACCCCGTGGTCCGGGCTGCCGCCCTTGATGTGCTGCGCGCGCTGCGGCTCGGTGGGGCCGGGGTGTTCGCGGCGGCGCTGGACGACCCCGACGTCACCGTCCGCACCGAGGCCGTACGGGCGCTCGTCTCGGTCGATGCGGTCGGGCTCCTCGCGCGTGCCGCGGACGATCCCGCCCGGGAGGTCCGGGTCGCGGTGGCCAAGGCCCTGGCCGCCGTCGGCACCGAGTCCCTGGCCTCTGCGGACCGTGATCTGCCGGTGGCCGCCCTGGGCCGGCTCACCGTGGACGGTGATCCGCTGGTGCGCGGTGCCGCGTTCGCCGCGCTGGCCGGTACCGGCTGCCCGGTGCCGCTCGCCGAGCGTGCCGTGGCCGCGCTGTCCGACCCGGCGTGGCAGGTCCGCGCGGGCGCCGCCACCGCCTTGTCGGTCGCCTCCGCCGAGACCGCGGTCCCCGCCCTCGCCAAGGCGCTGGCCGACTCGAACGCCGATGTCCGCAAGGCGGCGGTGCTGGCTCTGACCCGGCACCGTGCAGCCGAGGAGGCGCGTGCGGCGCTCGCCACGGCCACGGCCGACTCGGACGCGGACGTCAGGGCTTACGCGGCACGGGGCGTGTGA
- the recQ gene encoding DNA helicase RecQ: protein MGATGGISEMPQVTEGPDTAGSETLATLHRVFGYDAFRGEQEAIIEHVVAGGDAVVLMPTGGGKSLCYQIPALVRPGTGVVISPLIALMQDQVDALRALGVRAGFINSTQDFDERRMVEAEFLADELDLLYLAPERLRLDATLDLLSRGKISVFAIDEAHCVSQWGHDFRPDYLTLSLLGERWPDVPRIALTATATRATHQEITQRLNLPTARHFVASFDRPNIQYRIVPKADPRKQLLAFLRQEHPGDAGIVYCLSRNSVERTAEFLTANGIEAVPYHAGLDAGTRAAHQSRFLREDGLVVVATIAFGMGIDKPDVRFVAHLDLPKSIEGYYQETGRAGRDGLPSTAWMAYGLNDVIQQRKLIQSGEGDEAFRRRASAHLDAMLALCETAQCRRGQLLAYFGQDPDAAACGNCDTCLTPPETWDGTVAAQKVLSTVVRLQRERGQKFGAVQIVDILLGKRTGKVIQFDHDQLSVFGIGQDLTEAEWRGVIRQLLAQGLLAVEGEYGTLVLTEASGSVLRSERQVPLRKEPKKPVATRSRQPGASGDRKAKAAAADLPDELLPAFEALRAWRAEQAREQGVPAYVIFHDATLREIVSRRPASVRELGTVSGVGEKKLATYGEGVLAVLASLDGPAPAADSPAADTPPADWPEPDQEPEPDDWI, encoded by the coding sequence ATGGGTGCGACGGGCGGGATCAGCGAGATGCCACAGGTGACCGAGGGGCCGGACACGGCCGGCAGCGAGACGCTGGCCACACTGCACCGGGTCTTCGGATACGACGCCTTCCGGGGCGAGCAGGAAGCCATCATCGAGCATGTGGTGGCGGGCGGCGACGCCGTCGTCCTCATGCCCACCGGCGGCGGCAAGTCGCTGTGCTACCAGATCCCGGCCCTGGTCAGACCCGGCACCGGCGTGGTGATCTCACCGCTGATCGCTCTCATGCAGGACCAGGTGGACGCCCTGCGCGCCCTCGGCGTGCGCGCTGGCTTCATCAACTCCACGCAGGACTTCGACGAGCGGCGCATGGTCGAGGCCGAGTTCCTCGCCGACGAGCTGGACCTGCTGTACCTGGCGCCCGAGCGGCTGCGCCTGGACGCCACGCTCGACCTGCTCTCACGCGGCAAGATCTCCGTCTTCGCGATCGACGAGGCGCACTGCGTGTCCCAGTGGGGCCACGACTTCCGCCCCGACTATCTCACCCTCTCCCTCCTCGGCGAGCGCTGGCCGGACGTCCCGCGGATCGCCCTCACGGCCACGGCCACCCGCGCCACCCACCAGGAGATCACCCAGCGGCTCAACCTGCCGACGGCCCGGCACTTCGTCGCCAGCTTCGACCGGCCCAACATCCAGTACCGGATCGTGCCCAAGGCCGACCCGAGGAAGCAGCTCCTGGCCTTCCTCCGGCAGGAGCACCCCGGCGACGCCGGCATCGTCTACTGCCTGTCACGCAACTCGGTGGAGCGCACGGCGGAGTTCCTCACCGCCAACGGCATCGAGGCCGTTCCCTATCACGCGGGCCTGGACGCGGGCACGCGCGCCGCCCACCAGTCCCGGTTCCTGCGCGAGGACGGCCTGGTCGTGGTGGCGACCATCGCCTTCGGCATGGGCATCGACAAGCCGGACGTCCGCTTCGTCGCCCACCTGGACCTGCCCAAGTCGATCGAGGGCTACTACCAGGAGACCGGCCGCGCCGGCCGCGACGGACTGCCGTCCACGGCCTGGATGGCGTACGGCCTGAACGACGTCATACAGCAGCGCAAGCTGATCCAGTCCGGCGAGGGCGACGAGGCGTTCCGCCGCCGGGCCTCCGCGCACCTCGACGCCATGCTCGCCCTGTGCGAGACGGCCCAGTGCCGCCGCGGCCAGCTGCTCGCCTACTTCGGCCAGGACCCCGACGCGGCGGCCTGCGGCAACTGCGACACCTGCCTCACCCCGCCGGAGACCTGGGACGGCACGGTCGCCGCGCAGAAGGTGCTGTCGACCGTGGTGCGGCTGCAGCGCGAGCGCGGGCAGAAGTTCGGCGCCGTGCAGATCGTCGACATCCTGCTCGGCAAACGCACCGGCAAGGTCATCCAGTTCGACCACGACCAGCTGTCCGTCTTCGGCATCGGCCAGGACCTCACCGAGGCCGAATGGCGCGGTGTCATCCGGCAGCTGCTCGCCCAGGGACTGCTCGCGGTCGAGGGGGAGTACGGCACCCTGGTCCTCACCGAGGCGAGCGGCTCGGTGCTGCGCAGCGAGCGCCAGGTGCCGCTGCGCAAGGAGCCGAAGAAACCGGTCGCCACCCGGTCGCGGCAGCCCGGCGCGTCCGGCGACCGCAAGGCCAAGGCGGCCGCCGCGGACCTGCCCGACGAGCTGCTGCCCGCCTTCGAGGCGCTGCGCGCCTGGCGCGCCGAACAGGCCCGCGAGCAGGGCGTACCGGCGTACGTCATCTTCCACGACGCCACGCTGCGGGAGATCGTCAGCCGCCGGCCCGCCTCGGTGCGCGAACTGGGCACGGTCAGCGGTGTCGGCGAGAAGAAGCTGGCGACCTACGGAGAAGGCGTGCTGGCCGTGCTGGCCTCCCTGGACGGACCCGCCCCCGCCGCCGACAGCCCGGCCGCCGACACCCCGCCCGCCGACTGGCCCGAGCCCGACCAGGAGCCGGAGCCGGACGACTGGATATAG